CCCGCTTTCTTGGAACCTTCTCCATCGCAGCGCCCGCGATCGTGGCCGGCGTGACGTTGTATATCGCTCCCGATGTCGCGATCTCGACGCCGAGCCAGGCGGCGTCGATCACCGACCGCCACGACGATCCGGCGCCGCAGCATTTCGACGTCGCCCAGGCTCAGTCCGGCGGCCAGAACACCGGCGCCGCGACCGCGTCGAGCCTGCCGGGGGGCGCATCATCGCTCAACGAGACCTACAAGGACTGGCGCGTCGCCTGTTCCCAGCAGAGTGCGGCGAAGCGCTGCGTGCTGTCGCAGGTCCAGGCGCAGCAGGACGGTCAGCGGGTGCTTGCGATCGAGCTCAACCCCCAGAGTGGCAACACCGTCTCCGGCACGCTCGTCCTGCCCTTCGGTCTGGCGCTCGAACCGGGGATCTCGTTCCAGATTGACGAAAAGCCG
The sequence above is drawn from the Rhizobium leguminosarum genome and encodes:
- a CDS encoding invasion associated locus B family protein, whose product is MKSTRARFLGTFSIAAPAIVAGVTLYIAPDVAISTPSQAASITDRHDDPAPQHFDVAQAQSGGQNTGAATASSLPGGASSLNETYKDWRVACSQQSAAKRCVLSQVQAQQDGQRVLAIELNPQSGNTVSGTLVLPFGLALEPGISFQIDEKPAMQPVRFRTCVPGGCLVAVAFDAPTLVALRAGTVLKLKAVADGGAAVPFSISLQGFATALDRVGTLSH